ACTGGAATTTTAGCTTATTCACACTTGATCATATATTCTTATTATCTTTTTTACAGATGACCATATATTGAAACCTCATCTGGAACTGCCACTACATTTTACATCTACTAAAATAGAAGATCCtttaatatataaatacaatgGAGCATCACTAGAACTGGTATACCGCAATGATAGTGAATTATTGTGCAATAATATTCCACATCAGGTCAAGATCATGTCAGTTGAGAAGGGATACAACACAGAGTTTCAGAATTACCAGATATTTATTGTGGACAAACCATTGCACCCGAAATATACATCACAAATTGGTTCTCAGGATAATGAGAGGAAGCTCAACTGCAGCATCACTTCTTACAAGGAGTATGTTAGCAAAATTTTAGAAGCCATTTCATgaaatcatttcattttttatcaacattttatGGTTCCAGAGCAGTAAGCTTCTTACATGAATTCTCAGACCAAGCGAAGCCACATCTGGAACACCTGGAATTAACTTTGAGCCAAGTTGATTTAGAGAATTTCAGTTCGTCCAAGGATTTAAGTTCAATGCTTCAAGATTTGACTCGTCATTATTGGGCCATAATTATGCGCAAACACAAGATGTATTTACAGCGAGATGCACGTTTCCAGAAGCTGCTCAGTACATCGTTAGAAGTATTCATAATGCATTTTttacatgaaaaaatttattcattgctGAGCAGAGCACTGGAGCGGGAAGATTTGTATGTCTGCGAAAAGATTGCGCACTTGATCGACTTGGGTGTTACACCTGATCAGTTGGGAGCAGACGAATCCCTGGCTATATCATTGCCCGCTGCTGTAGTTGAGTTAGCCACATTGGATGCCCGAGAGGGACCATTGGAAAAATTGCTGTGCCTTAGAAGTACTCTGGACCTAATTATTGCCCAGATAAAAGCAGCGTTTGCTGAAGTACaaacgaaaactgaaaaagacAAATGCGGAGATGACTCAAACTCTATTTCAACACCCGCC
The sequence above is a segment of the Athalia rosae chromosome 5, iyAthRosa1.1, whole genome shotgun sequence genome. Coding sequences within it:
- the LOC105691270 gene encoding ankyrin repeat domain-containing protein 27-like, which codes for MDADEILYNPFYHSLRNEFRKKYEFALSKCWTICVPSGESLRGLSITDNFVDDHILKPHLELPLHFTSTKIEDPLIYKYNGASLELVYRNDSELLCNNIPHQVKIMSVEKGYNTEFQNYQIFIVDKPLHPKYTSQIGSQDNERKLNCSITSYKEAVSFLHEFSDQAKPHLEHLELTLSQVDLENFSSSKDLSSMLQDLTRHYWAIIMRKHKMYLQRDARFQKLLSTSLEVFIMHFLHEKIYSLLSRALEREDLYVCEKIAHLIDLGVTPDQLGADESLAISLPAAVVELATLDAREGPLEKLLCLRSTLDLIIAQIKAAFAEVQTKTEKDKCGDDSNSISTPAQPLSTDCIVSLLLYVIIKSRPSKLVTDLHYIQHFLWSISPQDGLSDSLVTFEAAVTALFRIQVLDLPHKSNKVKTELPIGELFEVMSRPEESVTPLDRQIHQLATMLEKCTQD